One stretch of Paramormyrops kingsleyae isolate MSU_618 chromosome 4, PKINGS_0.4, whole genome shotgun sequence DNA includes these proteins:
- the LOC140588952 gene encoding polymeric immunoglobulin receptor-like, whose translation MAEFDFEVQHHPGKLHGYVDTVSPTLQQLTVQDNQLYLVEHVGVDVLGLFPHTEARNHYILVVMDYFTKWAEAYMVPEQSVSSVRWVTVQSGGSVTIPCSYDKTYQQQVKYWCRGRDWSSCSPKVRTVSPKISNEMSISDNPTKPVFTVTINNLKSEDSGYYWCGVEISGGSAVGTPVYLSVTEGSPELSVDKQEMTGVEGDSVSVQCHSEYYYSLSWCRMGGSCITRSSGLDGRPVLIRVDRVKKVFIVTMRGLERKDTGWYWCDDNGYQQIPVHITVSQRTATKTSAERKY comes from the exons ATGGCAGAGTTTGACTTTGAGGTCCAACATCACCCTGGGAAGCTGCATGGATACGTGGACACTGTCTCACCGACCCTGCAGCAGCTCACAGTGCAGGACAACCAG CTGTACCTAGTGGAGCACGTGGGGGTAGATGTCCTGGGCCTCTTTCCCCACACTGAGGCCAGGAATCACTACATACTTGTGGTCATGGACTACTTCACAAAGTGGGCTGAGGCTTACATGGTTCCAGAGCAGA gtgtgtcctCAGTGAGGTGGGTGACAGTACAgagtggaggatctgtcaccatcccgtGTTCCTATGACAAGACATATCAACAGcaggtgaaatactggtgcagagggagGGACTGGAGTTCATGTTCTCCCAAAGTACGCACTGTCTCTCCAAAGATAAGCAATGAAATGTCAATCAGTGATAATCCCACAAAGccagtcttcactgtgaccatcaacaatctgaAAAGTGAGGACTCTggttactactggtgtggtgtggagatcagcggaggttcagctgtgggaacaccggtttacctgtcagtcactgagg GTTCCCCAGAGCTGTCTGTGGACAAACAGGAGATGACAGGTGTGGAAGGAGACAGTGTTAGTGTTCAGTGTCACTCTGAATACTATTACAGTCTGTCATGGTGTAGAATGGGGGGCTCCTGTATAACAAGGTCTTCGGGTTTGGATGGGAGGCCTGTCCTGATCAGGGTTGACAGAGTAAAGAAAGTCTTCATTGTGACAATGAGGGGACTGgagaggaaggacacaggctgGTATTGGTGTGATGATAATGGATACCAGCAGATCCCAGTTCATATTACTGTCAgtcagagaactgcaaccaaaACCAGCGCTGAACGTAAGTATTGA